The following is a genomic window from Sciurus carolinensis chromosome 15, mSciCar1.2, whole genome shotgun sequence.
TAGTGCCTTAGAGCACCTGTCACATCAAGTACCTGTGGCAGCTGAGGCAGTTGGTCTCATCCCTGTCCACCTGCCCAATACCCTTCCCTAAATGCTGGAGCATGTCACCTTTACTCCAACATGGCATCCACAGAGGGCCTGTTATATAAGGAATGCACCATAATCAACCTCTGTCAAGCTcaaaaaagtataataaatagCATTCTTACCTGAATTTTCAGTGGCTCAATGTGATTCAGGTAAATATGTGCATCTCCCAAAGTATGTATAAAGTCACCTGGCTAAATAAATCCCACAGAATAGTCAATGTTTTCGTTTCAATTCCTTTAAAAcacatcatttaaaaacacattatataGAACATGCAGACAACCCAAggcttttgagaaaaatataacCAGTGTAGCTTTTGAGAAAAGTTAATTATGAAAGCGTATTATAGACAACCAACATGAAATTAAATTTACATAGACCACAAAGGCAGGAAAGCTTGATGAAGGCTTACAAGGGGAGCCAGTTCATGTCTTCATATATCAAATTTTAATACTAATCAGAGACTGATTAGAATTAATCAGTTTTTCCACGTTAAAGAATCAAAGAGCTCAGTGCAATAGGCTGGAACAATGGCTCTTTCCTAGGACAGCTCACCTGTAGGCCTGTGATGTGCGCAATCATGTAGGTAAGCAGGGCGTAGCTGGCGATGTTGAAGGGCACACCCAAGCCCATGTCTCCCGACCTCTGGTACAGCTGGCAGGACAGCTCCCCATTCACCACATAGAACTGGCAGAGGGCGTGGCATGGAGGCAGTGCCATCAGAGGAAGATCTGGGGATCCAGCACAGAGGAAAACAAGGAGGggcagatgatttttttttttttattgtaaacaaatgggatacatgttgtttctctgtttgtacatggcgtaaaggcataccatttgtgtaatcataaatttacatagggtaatgttgtttgattcattgttattttttcccttcccccccacccctcccacccctcttttccctctatacagtccttccttcctccattcttgcccccctccctaaccctaactctaaccctaacactaacccctccctccccccattatgtgtcatcatccacttattagcgatatcattcatcctttagttttttgagattggcttaggGGGCAGATGATTTTTAAAGAGCACAGCTATGAGCAAGGTAAACCAGGAAAACAGGCCAAATGTCACGGTGATACCATGAAAAAGCTATCAGGCCGCAGGGAAGTCTGCAACCCAGACCTGCTCATCATGTAAAAATCAGACCATCGTCCCACCACCTGCAGCAGTGGCCTGAAGCTGATGGAGATTTGCCCATCAACTGAAGATTTCTGCAGATTTATGCTTATGCTGAAGCAACGCTCTCCTATTCAAGCTGAAATTAAGGATCTATGCTACCTTTGTGGCACCAGACTGCAAATACAGGAGGAATGAATTACTTCATTTGCAGGGGTCACAGGAAATCAATGCCTTCGGCACACCCCCTCTTTATTACAGATCCAAATAGCGCActttaattttacaacaaaattgttaaaaatattagTGATAGGTGACCTGAAACTTCTGctccaaataaaatgttaagattttatgtgtattttcatAGGCAATTTAAAACTCTTTTTGGAAAAAGAACAAGTATAAAGGCAAAAATTAAGATTATCTGGTCTCAACCCCAGGATCTGAGAATGAAAGTGAATTTCTGATTTGCTGTGGTAACAACAAACCCCATGGCTGGGGAGAGCTCCCAGGGTCCCGCCTCCCTTCGGTGCCTTGGCCCAGTGTCCCATGGCTTCCCTTGGTGCAAaccaaaagacagaaaagagagtGACCAGGATGCTTTTCACCTTTTGGGTTCCAGGCACACATGATGATTCTTCTGTCATCAGGGTTGGTTTTGATGGTGTCAATCACTTTTTGCAGTTGGTCTACTCCTTGACCAGAATAATCTGTAGAATCGTCAATAAGAGAAGACACATATACAAATTAATCACAGTCTCTCGAGTTGGCCCTGACATCATCTGTTACACCCTTCACTCAATGCCCCTTCTTGATCCATGGTGACAGGACACCCAGAACGCTGCAAATTTCTCAAATCTCTCTGGGTTGAGTTTGAGGTCCTAAGCTCCTAGTCCTCTGGAGTCATAGCAAAGTCTATTTTTTCTACACATGAGTCCCTTAAATATTTGTCCTATCACAGTGTCATCTCCTCCCTATCCTTTCCCCCATTGctaactgctatggtttggatatggtttgagtacATTTCTCAAAGGTTCATCTGTTGAAATTGCATCCtcattgtgaggtattaagaggatGGAAACTTAACCACCCTCTTAATGTGAGTTGTTTAAATGTGGAGCCTTTGGAGGTGATCAGGATCAGAAATGTCACAAGGTACAGTCCCCACCTTTGAATATTGGTGGCTTATTATATAAGAAGAGGGAGTGAGACCAACAGAGACACATATGTGCATGTCTcatctcttgccatgtgatctcaAGCCACCACAAAACTCTGGCAgtaagaaggccatcaccagatgtgCATCCTTGGGCCTCTAGGACCAGAAGCTAAATAAATCTTTATAACAGTATCTGTTTTCAGGTATGTtgtcacagtaaaaaaaaaaaaagaaaaaccaaaccccaaaacaaaacaaaaaacccaaaaccacaGACTTAGACACTCCAATCTCAACAATCTTAGATTTTTCCAGTGTTTCCTATGGTACTTAACTTCTATACCCACCAGCCATTCTTGTCACACTTCAGCTGACACAATCTCGTTTATTCTTGTCCCACAGAACATATTGGGTCTTAACTAGAATATAGCATTGCATACACATTCCAACTAAAAAGGGACTGTGGATTCCTTTCTATGACCTTGGCACAAACCTACTCAGATTTTCACCCAAAACTGTGCTGCAATTTAGCAGTAAAACAGATATTTCCTATCAATATTAGGAAAACTCTATAATGATTACATCACCCTGCACTTTTCTCCCATTcctcttttctgaattttaattccCTGCCTTCCTTCTGAGATGGAACTGGAAGCTGAGAAGTGATTTGTTAATGGAAATGCAGACCTTCACACTGTCCTGATTAAACTTCCAACTGATGGGAAATGTTCTCGTTCAGTAGTTCTTACATCTTGTGGGGGAAAGTCCTCTCACAATCCCAATTCCCCAAGTGGTAATATTAAAGATTTGTAAAAGATAAAGCATGgtgaaaaattctatttcttgatGGCAGTGCTGTTTCCATGAATCTACATGTGCTAAAACTGCACATCCGCTCACAAATGAAAGTGTGTAAAACTGGTCAAATCTGATCAACTCTGGATTGTACCAAAGTTAATTTATGGGAGACTATTAACAGGAGCTATCACTATGGGGGGAAACAGGGTGAAGGGTACAGAGGAATtctctctacattttttttttttcaatttcctgtgaatctaattatttcaaaatgaaaactcaaaatcaaagaagaaaaactccTCTACGGACATCCTGCAGCCTGCACTCACCCAACTAAGTCCATACTTTTAGGACCAGGCCCCTTGAGCAATAACAAATAACCCAGGCAGGATGTCAAGCACCAGGAGCCAGGGGAGAAGCCTGACATCTTCAGGAAGGGGCCCTAGGTCAGCAATCACATACCAAGAAGCCTCAGACCATTTACCTACAGAAAGTCTGGCCTTGCACACACTAGACAAGCCCTTGttataaccatttttaagtatgcAATTCAGCAGCATTAAGTAATTCCTATTGTACAACCACACACTATCCACTTCTAGAACATTCTTAGCTTCTCAAACTAAAACTGTGTACCCACTAAACACTAACTTCCCatttcctcccccctcccccactcaGGAAAGCCCCCATTCTACCTTCTCCCTCTACAAATTCACCCATTCCTAGTCCTCACAGTGTCTAATTCTTGAAACGGCCAACATCAAAAAAAGACCTCATGACTGTACATAAATGCAAATTTAGGCTTTCACTGAAGAATCAGACAACACCAGGCCCAAATCTCTCCAGCCATGAAACTGTTACTtcctgcatgtgcacacacacacataccctgaGGTGGCGTTTGCTTTGGCAACCTCCATCCTAAGGACAGGTGAGCTATGAAGAGGGGGTGGGGGTTGAGCTCTGTGACTCAAGCAAGTGGTGCCTCCAACAGGACAGGAAGTCCTGGAGTGAAATGTTTCATGCTTCCTCTATTCCAGCAGAGTGGGGAGAAGGGTCACCCTGATGCTGTGTTGGATCACACCAGCACCACCTACAGCATGCTAGAGGTTCAGTCTCTAGCTGAGATGTAAGCTGGCACATGGTGGCCCTGGGCACCTCCTTCCACAGGTGAACTTTCCTCCTATCCTGTTCCCCAACACGGACAACAATCCTGCAGCTATCTGCCAATGACGTAGGTAAGGAAAGTTCCAAGAACTCCTAAGAACCCCATAAATGCAAATCACCAAGTATGATCTGACCTTCATGGGGTTGAGCTGTGGTTCCTCCACTGTCACTGAGGCAGTCTCTCACAATATCAAAGTTATACATCAGCTCccgtgatggaacccagggcctcacacatgctaggcaagcactctaccacggagctacaccccagcccctgtgaTTCATTATCCCCCAGACTCTATCCAAAACAATGGAGCAAACTCACGCTAGGAAGAACATTTGGGAAATCTGAGGAACTGCTGTTTCCTCACCTGAATCCATATCTTTGTATTCTGCCCCAAAATGTCTCCACTGGAAGCCATAAACTGGGCCCAGGTCCCCTTCTTGTCTGGTGGAGAAACCCAGGCCATCCAAAAAGTCTCGAGATCCATTGGCATCCCAGATTTTCACTCCCTTGGAAGATAGTTCTTTAGCATTTGTGGATCCCTAAAGATACGAGAGCAGAACAGGCACACAAGTGAATTCTGAGCCATCTGAGTTGAGGCCCCCAGAGCCACCCACTGCTCAGCCACCAGTCCATGCTGACACGCTGGAGGATACGCACTTGACTCTGCTCATGTGGAGCCTGTATATCTTTAAGCAGACTGGACCTAGTCCAAACTTTTGGAAGGTGAGAAGATGATCTGACCCTTCTTTAGATCCATCTCTCAAATCTTTTCctatagggctgggggtgtggttcagcaGCAGAGTTCCCCAAGTTCAATTCCAAGTattgtacaaaacaaaacaatgctgTCTTCTGAGATTCCTGATGATACATCTTGAGGCAGAGGTCCACTGCCCTTTGAAAGGCCAACACAGAACACACCCCAAGAACACAGAACTGAGAAAGCCTGAACGGAAGCCAAATGTCAACCCTTTCTAGGTCTGTCTGGATGGCCCAAGATTATAAGCCAAGCCAAAAGCTTCACAGAAGGGGATCCCAATTTCTAGCTTATCCCAGAACTAAGCCTAGCTCCTCAGATACCCCTTGGCCAGCACAGGACAGAACATCACTGGTTCTGGACCAGGACTCAGAACAAAAGGAGCCTGGTGTCACTGCCACCCGTCTCATGGCACTCCAGCTCTTGCCCAAGTTACCGACACGGCCTTTTGCTATCTGTTCACCAATCAATACATGCTGGGTGCCTACCACGTGGCAGGCTATGCTCTCGGATCTGGATGTACAACAGCAAAAAAGAACAACAGATTCTTTGCCTTCGTGGAACTTACAGGACATTTTATTTGTCTGTCATCCCCCTACCCGCACCGGGGCGAGGGGAGAGGGAAGACTGGCATTACACAGCAGACGTTTCCCTCGAGAAAATACAGGAGGTCGGGGGAGAATCAGTCTTTGGGAGGCCAAAGGCTCACTGAGCAGACTTCAAGGAGGTGAGGGAGTCACACTCAAGCAGGGGAGGCGGGGAGAGAAGGTTCCAGGGAGCGGGAAGGCAAGTACCAGAGGTCTCTGTGTGCAAGAGGGTCAGGTCAGGGTGGATgggacagagagaagcagctttaCCAGAGCTGGAAAAGGAGTTGGTTAAGGACTCTGGTTTTTTAACTGAGTGAAATGAGAACAACTAGGAGTGATTTCTAAGGGTCTTTGGCTGAGGAGTTACATGACCCGACTCTTAAAAGCCCTCTCTATGTGGAAAACAGACTGTCGTCTTTCAACAGAAGCAGCTTCCTTACCTTGATAAACCACAGCAACTCCTCCAAAACACCCTTCCAGAACACACGTTTGGTTGTCAGCAGAGgaaattcatctgaaaaacaGTTTGCCATTCAGTTGGATCATGGGAACAGAGAACACAACACACAACCTTCCCTGTGGAGGAAAACTGTCCCGGGACAAGAAGCCCAGGAGCGACCTTAGGAACATCCAGAAAACTGCAACTCCAGGGACCAGGGAGGAGCTCCAGACTGCAAGGCAAGTCAGTGACACAGGTCAGACCGGGACAGCCCTCCTGAGCCCTGGTAACCATGCGACACAAGAGTTCCAAAGACATGGGGGAATGCCCATGTGGAAAAGGGAAAGAGCTACCACCCACTACCCAGTCTGGGTGAATCCTGTCACAGAGGTGTGAGGACAGCACCCAATGTTTCCCAGGAGGTGAGCAATTCCATCACTGTCAAGAGTAAACTTAACTCAGTACAGGGGAACAGATGTCACACTGGTGAAAACTTAGAATAGTTTTTCAGTATTTGTAAAGCAAATCGACATCAATAATTTTGGTGTACCAAAGGCAACAACTGTTCACTTTTACAATCCTAGTTGATCCTTAGAACAACCTGCCTTGAGGAATCTTTATGATCTTCATTTTACAGGCACCAATGGGAGGTGCCTGCAACAAGCCAGAGAAATCAAATGTAAACGTTTATCCCCAAATGCAGTACTAATCAAGTCCACATCATTGTTTGCATAGTTGATATTCACGCAACAGTGATTTTTCAAGGACCTACTTTTATCAGTATTCTCTCATGAGCATTATTTCCTCCATATTTAACATTTGAAACTGAAGACCAGAGAGgtaaagtaacttgcccaaggtctaAGCAGACCAAGTGGAATAAAAACAAGTctgtggctgg
Proteins encoded in this region:
- the Tyms gene encoding thymidylate synthase; protein product: MPAAGSELQCTLSPPAAQERGTEQRPQHGELQYLGQIEHILRCGFKKEDRTGTGTLSVFGMQARYSLRDEFPLLTTKRVFWKGVLEELLWFIKGSTNAKELSSKGVKIWDANGSRDFLDGLGFSTRQEGDLGPVYGFQWRHFGAEYKDMDSDYSGQGVDQLQKVIDTIKTNPDDRRIIMCAWNPKDLPLMALPPCHALCQFYVVNGELSCQLYQRSGDMGLGVPFNIASYALLTYMIAHITGLQPGDFIHTLGDAHIYLNHIEPLKIQLQREPRPFPKLKILRKVEKIDDFKVEDFQIEGYNPHPTIKMEMAV